The following proteins are encoded in a genomic region of Oryza brachyantha chromosome 11, ObraRS2, whole genome shotgun sequence:
- the LOC102714230 gene encoding pentatricopeptide repeat-containing protein At5g04780, mitochondrial-like: MASTPSLAVSGSAVFPPAVGADPRRPPPGSVAVVDKSSSYSRSMQATENGGVEAPLRPLDVREAMSMLTEGKTVQSAMYVPLLHRCIETGSLGATRALHGHMVKTGTDADMFVATSLVNVYMRCGASGDARRLFDEMPEKNVVTWTALITGYTLNSQPVLGLEVFVEMLELGRYPSHYTLGAMLNACSTSYNVDLGKQVHGYAIKYGAESITSMGNSLCRLYAKLGSLDSALTAFWRIPDKNVITWTTMISACAEEEDYVELGLSLFLDMLMEGVMPNEFTLTSVMSLCGTRLDLNLGKQVQAFYFKIGCETNLPVKNSTMYLYLRKGETDEAMRLFEQMEDVSIITWNAMISGYAQIMDSAKDDLQARSRGFQALTIFRDLTRSAMKPDLFTFSSILSVCSTMMALEQGEQIHAQTIKTGFLSDVVVNSALVNMYNKCGSIQDANKAFLEMPIRTFVTWTSMISGYSQHGQPQEAIQLFEDMRSAGVRPNEITFVSVLSACSYAGLVEEAESYFDMMKKEYCIEPVVDHYGCMIDMFVRIGRLEDAFSFIKRTGFEPNEAIWSSLVAGCRSHGNMELAFYAADKLLELKPKGIETYILLLNMYISTERWQDVARVRKLMKQEDVGILRDRSWITIKDKVYFFRANDITHPQAAELYQLLENLLEKAKSIGYEPYQNAELSDSEDDEKPTAGSLKHHSERLAVALGLLQTPPGATVRVTKNITMCRDCHSSIKFFSLLANREIVVRDSKRLHKFKDGRCSCGDFGALL, from the exons ATGGCATCCACTCcctccctcgccgtctccggcaGCGCCGTCTTCCCGCCGGCCGTCGGCGCTGACCCCCGCAGGCCGCCTCCGggctccgtcgccgtcgtcgacaaG AGTAGTTCATACAGCAGGAGCATGCAAGCCACCGAAAATGGCGGCGTGGAGGCTCCCCTGCGGCCACTGGATGTCCGGGAGGCAATGAGCATGCTAACAGAGGGCAAGACAGTGCAATCTGCAATGTACGTGCCACTGCTGCACCGGTGCATCGAGACGGGCAGCCTCGGCGCCACCAGGGCCCTGCACGGGCACATGGTGAAGACGGGAACCGACGCAGACATGTTCGTGGCGACGTCGCTGGTGAACGTCTACATGCGGTGCGGCGCAAGCGGGGACGCTCGCAGgctgttcgacgaaatgcctGAGAAGAACGTCGTGACGTGGACGGCGCTTATAACGGGCTACACCCTGAATTCGCAACCGGTGTTGGGCCTGGAGGTGTTTGTTGAGATGCTGGAGCTGGGGAGGTACCCTTCGCATTACACGCTGGGCGCCATGTTGAacgcgtgctccacctcataCAATGTTGATTTGGGAAAGCAGGTTCATGGGTATGCGATTAAGTATGGGGCTGAGTCGATCACGAGCATGGGGAACTCTCTTTGTaggttgtatgccaagttggGAAGCTTAGATTCTGCATTGACCGCCTTTTGGAGGATCCCTGATAAGAATGTGATTACGTGGACAACAATGATTTCTGCGTGTGCCGAAGAGGAGGATTATGTGGAGCTTGGATTGAGCTTATTTCTTGATATGCTTATGGAAGGAGTGATGCCGAATGAATTCACATTAACAAGTGTCATGAGCCTGTGTGGTACAAGGCTGGATCTTAACCTGGGCAAGCAAGTTCAAGCCTTCTACTTCAAAATTGGTTGTGAAACAAATCTTCCAGTAAAGAACTCCACAATGTACCTCTACCTGAGGAAGGGTGAAACTGACGAGGCGATGCGGTTGTTCGAACAAATGGAGGATGTCAGTATTATCACATGGAATGCAATGATATCAGGTTATGCTCAGATCATGGACTCAGCAAAGGACGATCTACAAGCTCGGTCAAGAGGGTTCCAGGCGCTCACAATTTTCCGCGACCTCACAAGGTCTGCAATGAAACCGGATCTGTTCACTTTCTCAAGCATCCTATCTGTATGCAGTACCATGATGGCTTTAGAACAGGGTGAGCAAATCCATGCACAGACCATAAAGACTGGCTTTTTGTCAGATGTTGTAGTAAACAGCGCACTGGTCAATATGTATAATAAGTGTGGGTCAATTCAAGACGCGAACAAAGCATTTCTTGAAATGCCAATACGGACATTTGTTACATGGACTTCTATGATCTCAGGTTACTCGCAGCATGGCCAACCTCAGGAGGCCATACAACTCTTTGAAGACATGAGATCAGCAGGGGTGAGACCAAATGAAATAACATTTGTAAGTGTGCTCTCAGCCTGTAGCTATGCCGGTTTGGTCGAAGAGGCTGAGAGTTACTTTGACATGATGAAGAAAGAGTATTGTATTGAACCTGTTGTGGATCACTATGGGTGCATGATTGACATGTTTGTGCGGATAGGGAGGTTGGAGGATGCATTTTCCTTTATCAAAAGGACTGGTTTTGAGCCAAATGAGGCCATCTGGTCAAGTTTGGTTGCTGGATGCCGGAGTCATGGGAATATGGAACTTGCCTTCTATGCTGCTGATAAGCTGCTTGAGCTCAAACCAAAAGGGATTGAAACCTATATCCTCCTGCTGAACATGTACATTTCGACAGAGAGATGGCAGGATGTGGCAAGAGTACGAAAACTGATGAAACAGGAAGATGTTGGGATTCTAAGGGATCGCAGCTGGATTACAATCAAAGACAAAGTGTACTTCTTCAGAGCTAATGATATAACTCATCCCCAAGCAGCCGAATTGTATCAACTGTTGGAGAATTTGTTGGAGAAAGCTAAATCCATTGGGTATGAACCATACCAGAATGCAGAGTTATCTGATAGTGAGGATGACGAGAAACCCACTGCTGGTTCACTGAAGCACCACAGTGAGAGGCTAGCTGTTGCACTGGGGCTGCTGCAAACGCCTCCAGGCGCCACGGTTCGCGTCACGAAGAACATCACCATGTGCAGGGACTGCCACAGCTCCATCAAGTTCTTCTCGTTGCTTGCAAACAGAGAAATCGTTGTCCGGGACAGCAAACGGCTTCACAAGTTCAAGGATGGCCGATGCTCCTGTGGAGATTTTGGTGCACTGTTGTGA
- the LOC102714137 gene encoding uncharacterized protein LOC102714137, with amino-acid sequence MRQIQEASAFPASPPPSPAPPRATAMPRPSPSPSATASRFASYWTAEALAGDDSLAFSVTKALVGASPDSLTGAPHALRERVALRCLREVVSLASEGDAAAAPEEAVLAPGLLRVDASRTCEDLLLELIREVGRSGSLEKGMLPPFSQDIQKFICIKRPTLAETSFELLKEVYPEITLVVPPSPAEQNGNDKYDNIRHDLESTEKTGINTDGSQLQQDDQANLVNESNAENLQKDTMATPDFHQSSTSDNRCFDQPQEESNDAVGVDIMYPEDRPTNVDRHISVANTNTGTISEQDIIDHTAMVQSQSQEIKNCNTLHYNNGNGPLDASIQPPKDSIHEGPTMQATVSPAFDRSTDAALPASTSEMSHLPEFITAENAEAHIRKSHRNSPQHETGDEANQDVGIQQVAAFLSEGYNGPIQGDKSDIKDPPENTAEHTQIFEQESSDKAHLEVGCSDKVNQTLYDDGNIMRKNMDCGGLNVQTAPESHSCSLALHNKNSDINRLSEQNIKKNTTAIQKDCCSIPNSPQDVDDTRDKRTVGNTGAETSHVNSSEDSLSGFAAAGLLSMTDKIPFFTQHHDANGTVEGSSEQDLCIKCAKDGQLLKCSSCLLAAHDTCFGSSVTFDDSGQFYCPVCFYTKATAAYQKAKKTYSEARKNLSSFLGKKQLAEQNEQAAWQRDADSEGHLNRCNNVSKRQRNHQSEGNGLSHRDEEPAQQRKKQKTNATSDACAQEVVTEKAPVQNSDVAPMNKHSVLQNNIKQAQVGEHEQPEENAEASGESGNDKTTHSPQNKCSPTANHNVDADKDGLANSQQSEDSDEIEATSSNNSSKQSPPWRKLRHRKVRCQDKDTAMPNNSKKALGHHDQHMASPSRKRNYAYPPKRYSNPVAPAGRRTKLCWTEQEEATLRELMAKFTPRDNGPIPWVQILEYGRDVFHRTRLPSDLRVKWRNMKKKSAS; translated from the exons ATGCGCCAAATCCAGGAGGCCTCTGCTTTCCCGGCCTCCCCTCCACCGTCTCCGGCGCCACCACGGGCTACCGCAATGCCgcgcccctccccctccccctccgccaccgcctcccggTTCGCCTCCTACTGGACCGCCGAGGCGCTCGCCGGAGACGACTCCCTCGCCTTCTCCGTCACCAAGG CGCTGGTGGGCGCCTCCCCGGATTCCCTCACGGGCGCCCCTCATGCCCTGCGGGAGCGCGTGGCGCTGCGGTGCCTGCGGGAGGtcgtctccctcgcctccGAGGGcgatgccgcggcggcgccggaggaggcggtgcTGGCGCCGGGGTTGCTTAGGGTGGACGCCTCCCGCACCTGCGAGGATTTGCTGCTTGAACTCATCCGAGAG GTTGGTAGGTCAGGAAGCTTGGAGAAGGGTATGCTTCCGCCATTTAGTCAAGATATCCagaagtttatatgtataaagagaCCTACATTAGCTGAAACTTCTTTTGAGCTG CTCAAAGAAGTTTACCCTGAGATCACACTTGTGGTACCACCATCCCCAGCGGAGCAGAATGGCAATGATAAATATGACAATATCAGACATGATCTTGAAAGTACAGAGAAGACTGGGATCAATACAGATGGTTCTCAGCTTCAGCAAGACGATCAAGCAAATTTGGTCAATGAAAGTAATGCAGAAAATCTCCAGAAGGATACAATGGCAACTCCTGATTTTCACCAATCATCTACATCAGACAATAGGTGTTTTGATCAGCCACAAGAAGAATCTAATGATGCTGTTGGTGTTGACATCATGTATCCAGAAGACAGACCAACTAATGTTGATAGACACATATCAGTTGCAAATACTAATACAGGAACAATTTCTGAGCAGGACATAATAGATCATACAGCCATGGTTCAATCGCAATCCCAGGAGATCAAAAATTGTAATACACTTCACTATAATAATGGAAATGGACCACTTGATGCTAGCATTCAGCCACCAAAGGATTCCATCCATGAAGGACCGACCATGCAGGCAACTGTTTCTCCAGCTTTTGACAGAAGCACTGATGCTGCTTTACCAGCAAGTACATCTGAAATGAGCCACTTGCCTGAGTTTATTACTGCAGAGAATGCAGAGGCACACATCAGGAAATCTCATCGAAACTCACCGCAGCATGAGACTGGTGATGAAGCAAATCAAGATGTTGGTATTCAGCAAGTTGCTGCTTTCCTGTCTGAAGGCTACAATGGGCCTATTCAAGGAGACAAATCTGATATTAAAGATCCACCAGAGAATACTGCAGAGCATACACAAATATTTGAACAAGAAAGTAGTGACAAGGCTCATCTGGAAGTTGGTTGTTCTGACAAAGTTAATCAAACTCTATATGATGATGGCAATATCATGAGAAAGAATATGGACTGTGGTGGACTAAATGTGCAGACTGCTCCAGAATCTCATAGCTGCAGTTTGGCCTTGCATAACAAAAATTCAGATATCAACCGTTTATCTGAGcagaatataaaaaagaacacaactgCCATTCAGAAAGATTGCTGCAGTATTCCAAACTCTCCTCAGGATGTCGATGATACAAGAGACAAGAGAACTGTGGGAAATACTGGGGCAGAAACATCACATGTGAATTCTTCAGAGGATAGTTTGAGTGGCTTCGCAGCTGCTGGTCTTCTGTCAATGACTGACAAAATACCATTCTTTACACAGCACCATGATGCCAATGGTACTGTTGAGGGCTCATCAGAACAAGATTTGTGCATAAAGTGTGCCAAAGACGGTCAGTTGCTGAAATGCAGCAGCTGCTTGTTAGCTGCTCATGATACATGTTTTGGTTCATCAGTGACATTTGATGATTCTGGCCAGTTTTATTGCCCTGTATGCTTCTATACTAAAGCAACTGCAGCATATCAAAAGGCAAAGAAAACATATTCTGAAGCAAGGAAGAACCTGTCAAGTTTCCTTGGTAAAAAGCAGTTGGCTGAGCAAAATGAACAAGCTGCATGGCAAAGAGATGCTGACAGTGAGGGTCATTTGAATAGGTGTAACAACGTATCCAAAAGGCAACGTAATCATCAATCTGAAGGAAATGGCCTGTCTCATAGGGATGAAGAGCCTGCCCAGCAGAGGAAGAAGCAGAAGACAAATGCTACCAGTGATGCTTGCGCTCAGGAAGTAGTCACTGAAAAGGCACCTGTTCAGAATTCTGATGTTGCACCCATGAATAAGCATTCTGTACTCCAGAATAACATAAAACAAGCTCAGGTTGGAGAGCATGAGCAGCCAGAGGAAAATGCGGAAGCTAGCGGAGAATCTGGTAACGACAAAACAACACATTCACCTCAGAACAAGTGCAGTCCTACTGCAAATCATAATGTTGACGCTGACAAAGACGGCCTTGCAAATTCTCAACAATCAGAAGATTCTGATGAAATCGAAGCTACATCTTCTAATAACTCAAGCAAGCAATCGCCTCCTTGGCGCAAGTTGAGACACCGCAAAGTAAGATGTCAGGATAAGGATACAGCCATGCCAAATAATTCTAAGAAAGCACTTGGGCACCATGATCAACATATGGCTTCACCATCAAGGAAAAGGAACTATGCATATCCACCCAAGCGTTA CTCTAACCCTGTTGCACCAGCTGGAAGGCGCACAAAGCTCTGTTGGACAGAACAGGAGGAAGCAACTTTGAGG GAATTAATGGCCAAATTCACACCAAGGGACAACGGGCCAATTCCATGGGTCCAGATACTAGAGTACGGCAGGGACGTGTTCCACAGGACACGCCTCCCATCTGACCTGAGGGTCAAATGGAGGAACATGAAGAAGAAATCAGCCTCGTGA